In Fortiea contorta PCC 7126, one genomic interval encodes:
- a CDS encoding cation diffusion facilitator family transporter — MSHNHSHSHGYSHEPTNYNRAFIISVALNTGFVVIEVVYGLAANSLALLADAGHNLSDVLGLLLAWGASFLGRRQPTQRRTYGLRRSSILAALLNAILVLVASGAVAWEAIQRFAQPSPVSGSTIIGVAAVGIAINMGSALMFLSGRERDLNIRGAFIHLVADAAVSLGAVLAGIAIVTTGWLWFDPVVSLMIVVVIVVSTWQLFQESFNLVTDAVPAGIEPLAVRTFLAELPGVSSVHDLHIWAMSTTETALTAHLIMPAGNPSDAFLVQVNQQLHDHFGIEHTTIQIETGDPSYPCPLAQENVV, encoded by the coding sequence ATGTCTCACAATCACAGTCATAGTCACGGATACAGCCACGAACCGACTAATTACAACCGTGCCTTCATTATTAGCGTTGCTCTCAACACTGGATTTGTTGTCATTGAAGTAGTTTATGGGTTGGCTGCCAATTCCCTTGCCCTACTTGCCGATGCTGGTCACAATTTGAGTGATGTTCTAGGTTTGTTACTTGCCTGGGGAGCAAGCTTCCTCGGTCGTCGCCAACCAACGCAACGCCGCACTTACGGGTTACGTCGCTCTTCTATTTTGGCAGCTCTATTAAACGCTATCCTCGTACTTGTAGCTTCTGGCGCTGTTGCCTGGGAAGCCATACAGCGTTTTGCTCAACCTAGTCCAGTATCAGGTAGTACAATTATCGGCGTGGCTGCGGTAGGTATTGCCATCAATATGGGAAGTGCTTTAATGTTCTTGTCGGGTCGTGAAAGAGACTTGAATATTAGGGGAGCCTTTATTCACTTAGTTGCTGACGCGGCGGTGTCTTTGGGTGCAGTCCTAGCTGGTATTGCGATTGTTACCACTGGTTGGCTATGGTTTGACCCTGTTGTGAGTTTGATGATTGTTGTCGTGATTGTTGTCAGTACTTGGCAATTATTCCAAGAATCTTTCAACTTGGTTACGGATGCCGTACCAGCAGGTATTGAACCACTTGCAGTCCGTACATTTTTGGCTGAACTTCCTGGTGTATCTAGTGTTCATGACTTGCACATCTGGGCGATGAGTACCACAGAAACAGCTCTCACTGCTCACTTAATTATGCCTGCTGGAAATCCTAGTGATGCTTTTTTAGTTCAGGTAAATCAACAACTTCACGACCATTTTGGTATCGAACACACTACAATTCAGATAGAAACAGGCGATCCAAGTTATCCATGTCCTCTTGCTCAAGAAAACGTGGTTTAA